From one Musa acuminata AAA Group cultivar baxijiao chromosome BXJ2-6, Cavendish_Baxijiao_AAA, whole genome shotgun sequence genomic stretch:
- the LOC135614719 gene encoding 15-cis-zeta-carotene isomerase, chloroplastic-like has translation MASRLLLSTSTPLLLPSPRRSVATPSLRYPPSLAFPKPFQSPHLWRPSSSNCLRFFGRTHDRGTSIGGAEPESPIPQEAPFGEDSAAFDPGQQKLSSWAYFTAILGAVLVALDVLWISPSTGFGTVYIDAVSRLSERPEVVLLMLIFIFAIVHSGLASLRDDGEKLIGERVYRVLFAGVSLPLAVSAVVYFINHRYDGTQLWQLQNVFGLHELVWFSSFISFFLLYPSTFNLLEVAAVDKPKMHLWETGIMRITRHPQMVGQVIWCLAHTLWIGNTVAVAASVGLIAHHIYGVWNGDRRLALRYGEAFEVLKSRTSVIPFAAILDGRQKLPKDYYKEFIRLPYLTITILTLGTYLAHPLMQAFSFRLHW, from the exons ATGGCGTCTCGactcctcctctccacctcaacacctctcctcctcccctctcccCGCCGCAGCGTCGCAACCCCCTCGCTTCGCTACCCGCCGTCCCTCGCCTTCCCAAAACCCTTTCAAAGCCCCCACCTTTGGCGCCCCAGTTCGTCGAATTGCCTTCGGTTCTTCGGTAGAACTCACGACAGAGGGACGTCGATCGGAGGTGCAGAACCCGAGAGTCCGATCCCTCAGGAAGCTCCCTTCGGCGAGGACTCGGCGGCGTTCGATCCTGGGCAGCAAAAGCTCTCATCTTGGGCCTATTTCACGGCCATACTCGGTGCCGTTCTCGTCGCGCTCGATGTACTGTGGATTAGTCCGTCCACGGGGTTCGGCACGGTGTATATCGATGCGGTTTCTCGACTTTCTGAGCGCCCGGAG GTTGTACTCTTGATGCTTATCTTCATTTTCGCCATTGTCCATAGTGGTTTGGCAAGTCTGCGTGATGATGGTGAAAAGCTCATAGGAGAGAGGGTTTACCGAGTTCTGTTTGCTGGGGTTTCACTTCCTTTGGCAGTCAGTGCTGTT GTTTATTTCATTAATCATCGATATGATGGCACTCAATTGTGGCAACTTCAGAATGTCTTTGGACTCCATGAGCTCGTGTGGTTCTCATCCTTCATATCCTTCTTTTTACTCTACCCCTCCACCTTTAATCTTTTAGAAGTTGCAGCTGTTGATAAGCCAAAAATGCATCTCTGGGAAACAGGAATTATGAGAATCACCAGACACCCACAG ATGGTTGGACAGGTAATATGGTGCTTGGCCCATACACTTTGGATTGGTAACACTGTAGCAGTGGCGGCGTCTGTTGGCCTGATAGCTCATCACATATATGGTGTTTGGAATGGTGATAGGCGGCTGGCATTACGATATGGTGAAGCTTTCGAAGTTTTAAAGAGCAGAACAAGTGTAATTCCttttgcagcaatcttggatgggCGTCAAAAGTTGCCCAAGGATTATTACAAGGAATTTATCCGGCTACCTTACTTAACGATCACAATTTTGACTCTGGGTACATATTTGGCACATCCACTTATGCAGGCATTCAGTTTTCGACTTCATTGGTGA
- the LOC135614718 gene encoding class V chitinase CHIT5b-like yields the protein MYQSSLSCLLFYLLMISTFLRLECLQHCDTGPHQVRAGYWFSQDDHYSPVSSINASLYTHLYYYSLSLDDVTSSAAVAVPRPDQLPILNTFSSTIKLSNPSLKTLLSIATDDRKNSASNAAFSAMAADPDLRSSFISSSLALARENEFDGLDLAWQFPSLPSDMTNLGILLAEWRARISKEAQNSSSVLLTVTVYFSNHLFERSTDDLDYPVDVISENVDWVNALCFGYHKNSNATTNNAALFDKASHFSTSYGITSWLDAGIPPCKLVMGIPAYGRSWFLKNKVKNEPGAPVVATGPRQKMSNQTGMMAYSEIEELLKDPSSEFIYDNQTVISYFHSGGLWVSFDSPEVVECKIKFARHNRLLGYFLWPISFDDLHHTISRQASDVWLRNYKSSYKDDDGLEQAESPLEAPQEDAPTPSAAPSGSQHRLPMINNYHLGLYLSLCFLFT from the exons ATGTACCAAAGTTCACTCTCCTGCCTCCTCTTCTACTTGCTAATGATCTCCACTTTCCTTCGTTTAGAATGCCTGCAACATTGTGACACTGGCCCTCATCAGGTTAGAGCTGGCTACTGGTTCTCCCAAGACGACCATTactcccctgtttcaagcattaaTGCATCCCTCTACACTCACCTCTACTACTACTCTCTCTCCCTTGATGATGTCACCTCCAGCGCCGCAGTTGCAGTCCCGCGGCCTGACCAACTCCCGATCCTTAACACTTTCTCGAGCACCATCAAATTGAGCAATCCATCTCTCAAGACCCTCCTATCCATTGCCACTGATGATCGCAAGAATAGTGCTTCGAATGCAGCTTTTTCTGCCATGGCAGCTGATCCAGATCTTCGATCATCGTTCATCAGTTCTTCCTTAGCATTAGCCAGGGAGAACGAGTTTGATGGGTTAGACCTGGCATGGCAGTTCCCGAGCTTACCATCAGATATGACCAACCTCGGAATCCTGCTTGCAGAATGGCGAGCTCGTATCAGCAAGGAGGCTCAGAATTCATCATCGGTTCTTCTGACAGTCACAGTGTACTTCTCAAACCACTTGTTTGAACGATCAACCGACGACCTTGACTATCCAGTAGATGTAATATCGGAAAACGTTGATTGGGTTAATGCTCTCTGCTTTGGTTACCACAAGAACAGCAATGCCACTACCAACAATGCTGCACTCTTTGACAAGGCCTCCCACTTCTCTACAAGTTATGGCATCACCTCATGGCTGGATGCAGGAATCCCTCCGTGCAAACTGGTAATGGGAATTCCTGCATATGGAAGATCTTGGTTTCTCAAGAACAAAGTGAAAAATGAACCAGGTGCTCCGGTAGTGGCCACAGGACCTCGGCAAAAGATGAGCAACCAGACTGGCATGATGGCCTATTCGGAGATTGAAGAGCTCCTGAAAGATCCTAGTTctgaattcatatatgacaaccaGACTGTGATTTCCTATTTCCACTCTGGAGGTCTGTGGGTGAGCTTCGACAGTCCAGAAGTTGTAGAGTGCAAGATAAAATTTGCTCGGCACAACAGGTTGCTGGGTTACTTCCTCTGGCCTATCAGTTTCGATGACCTGCATCACACAATATCCAGACAAG CTTCTGATGTGTGGCTCAGAAACTATAAATCCTCCTACAAAGATGATGATGGCTTGGAACAGGCAGAATCTCCTTTGGAGGCACCACAAGAAGATGCACCAACTCCATCAGCAGCTCCTTCTGGATCACAACACAGGCTTCCAATGATCAACAATTATCATCTTGGTCTGTATCTTTCACTGTGTTTTCTTTTCACTTAG
- the LOC103987602 gene encoding FHA domain-containing protein FHA2 — MAKGRSARGAEDGGGGGSAIPGVDAEVGFAKLQGEDFEYYMQTYSIILGRNSKTSAVDVDLATLGGGMNISRHHARIFYDFPRRRFALEVLGKNGCLVEGVLHVPGTPPIKLDSQDLLQIGDKQFYFLLPSRSFFGGGAPVPRQPSGVSLAAYPGRVGPFNHGILVHDEEEEDDDDDDDGEEEEDEDEVRGALVARNGGKRIRRDLGNEWEEKLGRAGKAGPSQRPGTKAERRSRVDREADNQQLLALEEKDVISSVATLLADLCAPGEWMPMEKLHAELVEEYANVWHHSRVRKYLTAEDWPQTEAKGRPWFGLLKLLRKYPDHFVINIQLKGKVTSEFVSLVPLPS, encoded by the exons ATGGCAAAAGGCCGGAGCGCCCGCGGCGCGgaggatggaggaggaggaggatccgCTATCCCGGGGGTCGACGCGGAGGTGGGCTTCGCGAAGCTCCAAGGCGAGGACTTCGAGTACTACATGCAGACCTACTCCATCATCCTGGGCCGCAACAGCAAGACGTCGGCGGTGGACGTGGACCTCGCCACTCTGGGCGGCGGGATGAACATCTCCCGCCACCACGCCCGCATCTTCTACGACTTCCCTCGGAGACGCTTCGCCCTCGAGGTCCTCGGTAAGAACGGCTGCCTCGTCGAGGGCGTCCTCCACGTCCCCGGCACGCCGCCCATCAAGCTCGATTCCCAGGACCTCCTCCAGATCGGGGACAAGCAGTTCTACTTCCTCCTGCCCTCCCGATCCTTCTTCGGCGGCGGCGCCCCTGTTCCTCGGCAGCCGTCTGGGGTCTCTCTCGCAGCGTACCCCGGGCGTGTTGGCCCTTTTAATCATGGCATCCTCGTtcatgatgaggaggaggaggacgacgatgatgatgatgatggggaggaggaggaggatgaggatgaggTTAGAGGAGCCTTAGTAGCTCGTAACGGTGGCAAGAGGATAAGGAGGGATTTGGGAAATGAATGGGAGGAAAAGCTTGGTAGGGCAGGGAAGGCCGGACCATCACAGCGTCCAG GGACAAAGGCTGAGAGAAGGTCAAGGGTTGACAGGGAAGCAGATAATCAACAACTCTTGGCATTGGAAGAAAAGGATGTCATCTCATCTGTAGCTACATTGCTCGCTGATCTTTGTGCGCCAGGAGAATGGATGCCTATGGAGAAACTTCATGCGGAG CTAGTTGAAGAGTATGCCAATGTATGGCATCACAGCAGGGTAAGAAAATACCTCACAGCTGAAGACTGGCCACAAACTGAAGCAAAAGGCAGACCATGGTTTGGCCTCCTGAAGCTGCTCCGGAAGTACCCAGACCACTTTGTTATTAATATCCAGTTGAAGGGAAAGGTTACATCCGAGTTTGTCTCATTAGTTCCATTGCCTTCCTGA
- the LOC135614720 gene encoding galacturonosyltransferase 8-like, translating into MAIRLRNPGRNAMIHRFFLLCLAVSVAALFLLVPSTTSAPVMTRKEEVGSSTSLPSDLYSSGLHYARRSVLAVRSDPLRARADLIRKQVGDHAAVAAAYASFARRLKLESSKQTRLFAELARNLSLLVGAHRTLLHRAGPIDETAVRGFERGVKDRIRAARLLISDAKDSFDNQLKIQKLKDTIFAVNEQLSKAKKAGAFSSLIAAKSIPRSLHCLAMRLMEERIAQSDRYVDPPTPPPELEDPKLYHYAIFSDNVLAASVVVNSAVRNAREPWKHVFHVVTDRMNLGAMQVMFRMKDYSGAHIEVKAVEDYKFLNSSYVPVLRQLESANLQRFYFENKLENATKDTTNMKFRNPKYLSMLNHLRFYLPEMHPKLHRILFLDDDVVVQRDLTGLWKIDMDGKVNGAVETCFGSFHRYAQYMNFSHPLIKEKFNPKACGWAYGMNFFDLDAWRKEKCTEQYHYWQNLNENRTLWKLGTLPPGLITFYSTTKPLDKSWHVLGLGYNPSISMEEINNAAVVHFNGNMKPWLDIAMNQFRHLWTKYVDYDMEFVRQCNFAA; encoded by the exons ATGGCGATCCGCCTTCGAAATCCTGGCCGCAATGCCATGATCCACCGCTTCTTCCTCCTCTGCCTCGCCGTTTCCGTCGCCGCCCTCTTTCTCCTCGTCCCCTCCACTACCTCCGCGCCGGTGATGACCAGGAAGGAGGAGGTTGGTTCGTCCACGTCCTTGCCCTCCGATTTGTACTCTTCGGGCCTCCATTACGCGCGGCGGTCGGTCCTCGCCGTCCGATCCGACCCCCTCCGGGCGCGCGCGGACCTGATTCGGAAGCAGGTCGGCGACCacgccgccgtcgccgccgcctaCGCCTCGTTCGCGCGTCGGCTCAAGCTCGAGAGCTCAAAGCAGACGCGCCTCTTCGCTGAGCTcgcccgcaacctctccctcctcgtcGGCGCTCACCGTACGCTACTCCACCGTGCCGGCCCCATCGACGAGACCGCCGTCCGTGGCTTCGAGCGCGGCGTCAAGGACCGCATCCGCGCTGCTCGTCTCCTCATTTCCGACGCCAAGGACTCCTTCGACAACCAGCTTAAGATCCAGAAGCTCAAGGATACAATCTTCGCCGTCAACGAGCAGCTCTCCAAGGCCAAGAAGGCAGGCGCCTTCTCGTCCCTTATCGCCGCAAAGTCCATCCCTAGGAGCCTCCATTGCCTCGCCATGCGCCTCATGGAGGAGAGGATCGCCCAATCGGATCGCTACGTTGATCCACCGACCCCtccaccagagctcgaagaccctaAGCTATACCATTATGCCATTTTCTCAGACAATGTCCTTGCAGCGTCCGTCGTGGTGAACTCTGCCGTCCGCAACGCCCGTGAGCCCTGGAAGCATGTCTTCCACGTTGTTACAGATCGAATGAACCTTGGGGCAATGCAGGTTATGTTTCGCATGAAAGATTACTCCGGTGCCCACATTGAGGTCAAGGCCGTGGAGGACTATAAATTCCTCAACTCTTCTTATGTGCCAGTGCTACGGCAGCTTGAGTCTGCAAACCTTCAGAGGTTCTACTTCGAGAACAAGCTGGAGAATGCCACCAAGGACACCACTAACATGAAGTTTAGGAACCCCAAGTACCTGTCCATGCTAAACCATTTAAGATTTTACTTACCTGAGATGCACCCGAAGCTCCACAGAATTCTCTTCTTGGATGATGATGTTGTGGTGCAAAGGGATCTCACAGGACTGTGGAAGATTGATATGGATGGGAAAGTGAATGGAGCAGTTGAGACATGCTTCGGGTCATTTCACCGTTATGCACAGTATATGAACTTTTCACACCCACTGATCAAGGAGAAGTTCAACCCTAAGGCATGTGGGTGGGCTTATGGGATGAATTTCTTTGATCTTGATGCATGGAGGAAAGAGAAGTGCACTGAACAGTACCATTACTGGCAGAATCTG AATGAGAACCGAACATTGTGGAAATTAGGGACTCTTCCGCCAGGCTTGATCACATTTTACTCCACGACAAAACCCTTGGACAAGTCCTGGCATGTGCTTGGACTTGGATATAATCCAAGTATAAGCATGGAGGAAATCAATAATGCTGCTGTTGTGCATTTTAATGGAAATATGAAACCTTGGCTTGATATTGCCATGAACCAGTTCCGACATCTGTGGACAAAGTACGTGGACTACGATATGGAGTTTGTTCGCCAGTGCAATTTTGCAGCATAA
- the LOC135614721 gene encoding nuclear transport factor 2-like, which produces MAAQPSSAERSSFSAQVVGNAFVQQYYHVLQQSPEHVYRFYQDSSKLGRPDVHGAMSSVTSTDAINAKILSMGSVRAEMTSVDAQESLGGGVIVLVTGHLTGEDNVKRDFTQSFFLARQDKGFYVLNDIFRFVEEVDHQQGLQGLANDSGAPHAPESDLPPEEEQHALDQTDVLPVEEEEVNEEEVYNPSDNGEVVEEEEPTGEVINEVPSNSESNAVTAQEDMPKKSYASIVKVMKDSASVSVPTHASSKPTSIKAEPQAIPAPPAAPASDMSASSSTAAESSNVQEAETDGYSVYVKSLPMDATPAQLEEVFKKFGPIKPGGIQVRSHKLQGFCFGFVEFEVTSAVQSAIEASPIMIGGRSAYVEEKRAPGSRVGNRGRFAPGRGGGFRNDGRGRSNYGGGMGYGRGDFGSRGGGRGGFSSRGGDVGYQRVDHIRSSSSRGSRTG; this is translated from the exons ATGGCCGCCCAGCCGTCGAGCGCCGAAAGATCTTCGTTTTCCGCTCAAGTG GTGGGGAACGCGTTTGTTCAGCAGTACTACCATGTCCTCCAGCAATCGCCGGAGCATGTTTACCGGTTTTACCAGGATAGCAGCAAGCTCGGCCGGCCGGATGTCCATGGCGCCATGAGTTCGGTCACCTCCACCGAC GCGATCAATGCGAAGATATTGTCCATGGGCTCTGTTAGAGCGGAGATGACATCGGTAGATGCCCAAGAATCTCTCGGCGGTGGGGTGATCGTGCTTGTGACGGGGCACCTAACGGGAGAGGATAATGTTAAGAGGGACTTCACCCAGTCCTTCTTTCTTGCTCGCCAGGACAAGGGTTTCTATGTATTGAATGACATATTTAGGTTTGTGGAGGAGGTCGATCACCAACAGGGACTCCAGGGCTTGGCAAATGACTCTGGTGCACCTCATGCGCCTGAAAGTG ATTTACCTCCAGAGGAAGAGCAGCATGCTCTGGACCAAACAGACGTGttgccagtagaagaagaggaggtgaacGAGGAGGAAGTCTATAATCCTTCAGACAATGGGGAGGTTGTGGAAGAGGAAGAACCTACAGGTGAGGTGATTAATGAAGTCCCAAGCAATTCTGAATCAAATGCTGTCACCGCCCAAGAAGATATGCCAAAGAAATCATATGCCTCAATT GTGAAAGTCATGAAAGATAGTGCTTCTGTGTCAGTTCCAACACATGCTTCTTCTAAGCCAACATCAATTAAAGCAGAACCACAGGCAATCCCTGCTCCTCCAGCAGCTCCAGCATCTGATATGTCTGCATCCAGTTCTACTGCTGCTGAAAGTAGCAATGTCCAAGAGGCTGAAA CTGATGGTTACTCCGTATATGTGAAAAGTTTGCCAATGGATGCAACACCTGCTCAACTTGAGGAGGTGTTTAAAAAGTTTGGTCCCATTAAGCCTGGTGGCATACAAGTTAGAAGCCATAAG CTACAAGGTTTCTGCTTTGGGTTTGTGGAGTTTGAGGTGACGAGTGCTGTTCAAAGTGCCATAGAG GCCTCACCCATAATGATAGGTGGTCGCTCAGCTTATGTTGAGGAAAAGCGCGCTCCAGGCTCACGAG TTGGTAACAGAGGAAGGTTTGCGCCTGGTAGAGGGGGTGGGTTCCGCAATGACGGTAGAGGACGCAGCAACTATGGTGGTGGGATGGGATATGGTAGAGGGGACTTTGGAAGCAGAGGTGGTGGTAGGGGAGGATTTTCAAGTCGCGGAGGCGATGTTGGATACCAGAGGGTTGATCATATCAGATCAAGCAGTAGTCGAGGAAGCCGTACTGGTTGA
- the LOC135583200 gene encoding large ribosomal subunit protein eL32z-like, protein MAVPLLTKRIVKKRVKQFKRPQSDRKICVKTNWRRPKGIDSRVRRKFKGCTLMPNIGYGSDKKTRHYLPNGFKKFVVHNVADLELLMMHNRTYCAEIAHNISTKKRKLIVERAAQLDIVVTNKLARLRSQEDE, encoded by the exons ATGGCGGTTCCGTTACTCACGAAGAGGATCGTCAAGAAGCGTGTCAAGCAGTTCAAGAGGCCCCAGAGCGACCGCAAGATCTGCGTGAAG ACAAATTGGCGGAGACCAAAGGGTATCGACTCCCGTGTGCGCAGAAAGTTCAAAGGATGTACCTTGATGCCAAATATAGGGTATGGTTCAGACAAGAAGACACGCCACTACCTGCCAAATGGGTTCAAGAAATTTGTGGTCCATAATGTTGCCGATTTGGAGTTGCTTATGATGCACAACAG GACCTACTGTGCCGAAATTGCACACAACATTTCCACAAAGAAGCGCAAGTTGATCGTCGAGCGGGCTGCACAGCTTGACATTGTTGTTACCAACAAGTTAGCAAGATTGCGCAGCCAGGAGGACGAGTGA
- the LOC103987608 gene encoding uncharacterized protein LOC103987608 — protein sequence MSTTTEGAVSGTAGQEEEEGVTLECLRRKMAEFARERDWEQFHSPRNLLLALVGEVGELSEIFQWKGEVPRGLPDWEEEEKQHLGEELSDVLLYLVRLSDICGVDLGKAALRKLELNALKYPVQLCKGSSRKHTRYSSNAHSRSNEDPSSGTSEGLPNTGLHR from the exons ATGTCGACTACTACCGAAGGGGCTGTCTCGGGCACGGCagggcaggaggaggaggagggtgtgACCCTCGAGTGTCTGAGGAGGAAGATGGCAGAGTTTGCGAGGGAGAGAGACTGGGAACAGTTCCATAGTCCCAGGAACCTCCTGCTAGCTCTG gTGGGGGAGGTCGGGGAGCTGTCAGAGATCTTTCAATGGAAAGGTGAGGTGCCCAGGGGTCTGCCTGActgggaagaggaggagaagcaacACCTGGGGGAGGAGCTCTCTGATGTGCTGCTCTACCTTGTGAGGCTCTCGGACATCTGTGGGGTGGACTTGGGGAAGGCCGCACTCAGGAAGCTGGAGCTCAATGCCCTCAAGTACCCTGTCCAGCTATGCAAGGGCTCTTCGAGGAAGCACACTCGTTACTCCTCCAATGCACACAGCCGCAGCAACGAGGACCCCAGCAGTGGAACTTCCGAGGGGCTCCCAAACACTGGCCTGCATAGATAG